A stretch of DNA from Mycobacterium senriense:
CGGTGATCGATCCGCTGGCCGTCACCCCGTCCCCGCCGCCGGATCACCGGCTGATCGTCGGGGCGTGGCACGACCGGATGGCGATGCGCGAGCCCGCCGACGCGTTGCAGGAACGCTGGGGCGGCCAACTGTACTGGTACGACGGCAGCCACGTCGGACACATCTTCTCGCGGCGCGTGCAGCGGATCACCGACCGATTCCTGCGCGACGTCGCCGCGCGAAAAGCCGCGGTGCCCGACTGATGGCACCCACCTGGACCGCGCGAACGGTGGTCGAGCTCTACAACCTCGTCGTGTGGAACGAACGCAACATCGACCTGGCCGATGAACTTTTGGCCGACAACGTGATTCGGCACGAGGTCGGTGGGGTGCGCACGCTGACTCACGCCGAAGCGGTGCAGCGAGTGGTGGACATGTGGGAGCTGGTCAGCTCGTTGCACTTCGACCTCAACATCGTCATCGAGGGCGACGATGGCGAGCACGTGGCGATCGTCTACGACTCGACGATCACCACCGAGGACGGCACCGAGACCAACATCGCGAGCATCGAGGTGTTCCGCGTCGTCGGCGGCAAGATAACCGAGGTTTGGAACTGTGGCTACCAGCAAGGGGTTTGGAATTGAGTGACCGAGCGCTCGATGAACTGGGTTTCTACCTGCTGGCCGGGGCCGGCGGTGCGGGCCCGGCAACATTGATGGATGAGGCCCGGCGCGGCGAGGAACTGGGCTTCGGCACCGGCTTCATCTCCGAGCGGTGGAATGTCAAAGAGGCGTCGTCTCTGGTCGGGGCGGCATGCGCGGTGACCAACCGGATGCAAATCGCCACCGCCGCAACCAATCACAACACCCGTCATCCCCTGATCACCGGGTCGTGGGCGACCACGATGCATCGCCTGTCGGGCGGCCGGTTCACGTTGGGCATCGGCCGCGGCATCGCCGCGATCTACGGGGCCTTCGGCATCCCGGCGGTGACGACGGCGCAGATGGAGGACTGGGCCCAGGTGATGCGCCGGCTGTGGCACGGCGAGCTGATTTTCAACCACGACGGCCCGATGGGCAAGTACCCTATCCTTTTCCTCGACCCCGACTTCAACGAGGACATTCGGCTGGCGCTGGTGGCCTTCGGGCCGAACACGCTCGCGCTCGGGGGGCGCGTGTTCGACGATGTCATCCTGCACACCTATTTCACGCCCGAGACGTTGCAGCGCAGCGTCAACACCGTGAAGTCGGCGGCGGAGAAGGCCGGCCGCGACCCGGACAGCGTGCGGGTGTGGTCGTGCTTCGCCACCGTCGGCGACCACCTACCCGAAGAACTGCGGCTGAAGAAGACCGTGGCGCGTCTGGCCACCTACTTGCAAGGCTACGGCGACCTGCTGGTCAACACCAATAACTGGGATCCCGCTGTGCTGCAACGGTTCCGCGAGGATGCGGTGGTCACCTCGATCGCGGGCGGGATTGATCACAAGGGCACGGCCGAGCAGATCGAGCACATCGCGACGCTGATTCCCGACGAATGGCTGGAGCCCTCGGCCACCGGGTCGGCGCAGCAGTGCGTGGATCGCGTCCGCAAGGAATTCGACTACGGGGCCGACGCGGTCATCATGCACGGCGCCACACCCGACGAGCTCGAGCCGATCGTCGCGGCCTACCGCGCCGCGGATCAGGTTTAGCCGGTCGGCGCGCCACTCACGGCATGATGACGGTCCGGGTGACCGGTTCGGCGGCGGCCTGTCTGCTGGACAGGCCGCGCTTCAAGGACGCGAGCAGGGCGTCACGCGTTTCACGGGGATCGATGAGTTCGTCGAACCCCATGTGTTCGGCAGAACGATAGGACGCCTGCAACTCGGCCTCACGCAACTTCGCGGTGACGTCCTCGCCGGCATGCGTCGCCCGGCCCAACGCGGCGGCGCTCATGGCACCCATCGTCGCGCCGGGGTAGGCGAAGGTCGCGGACTGGCTGTCGAAACCCAGCAGGGACATGACCATGGAGCCGAACCCGTATGCCTTGCGCAGCGTCACGTGCAGCTTCACCGTGGTGGCCGTGGTTTGAGCGGCGAACATTCTTGCGCCGGCGCGCAGCACACCGCTGCGCTCGGAGCGGCTGCCGGGCAGCATGCCGGGATTGTCGGCGAGGAAGATCAGGGGCAGGTGGAACGAGTCGGCCACCATGATGAAGTGCGCCGCCTTATCGGCGGCCGCGGCGTCGATGGAGCCGGCGAGCACCAGAGGCTGGTTGGCCACCACCGCGACCGGGTGACCACCGAGATGGGCCAGCGCGCAAATGATCGCCTTGCCGTACTGCGGCTGCACCTCGAACCAGTCGGGCCGGTCGAAGACCACGTCGAGCACGGCGCGCATGTCGTAAACGCGGCGGTTGTCGCGGGACACGATGTCGAGCAGCTCCGGCGTCGCACGTGGCTCGGCGTCCTCGTCCTGCGGCAACGATGCGGGGTACGACCATGCGCTTGATGGAAAGTAGGACAGGTAGCGCCTGACGTCGTCGAGGACGGCCGCGTCGTCTTCGGCGACATTGTGGATCACCCCGCTGGGCAACGCGACATCCGGCCCACCGAGGTCCTCCTTCGAAATGTCTTCTCCGGTGGACTCTTTGACGACGGGTGGCCCGGCGGTGAAGATCGCGCCCTGCCTGCTCATGATCCGGAAGTCGCAGACCGGGGCCACCAGAGCGCCGTGTCCGGCCGACGGCCCGAATACGGCACCGACGGTCGGGACGCGGCCCGAGCACTGCGCCTGGACCAGTAGATCGGTGGGGGTGCGGCCGTAGTGCCCGCCGCCGGGACGAAAGCCGGCGCCTTCGAGCAGCATCACCAGCGGGATCTTGTCGCGCAGCGCCAGTTCGGCGATTCGGTATCGCTTGGAGTTGCCGCCGGGCCCGATGCTGCCCGCCATGGTGGTGAAGTCCTCGGCGCCCAGCATCACCGGCGCACCGTTGATCGAGCCGGAGCCGACGATCAGGCCGTCGGCAGCGATCTCGCCACCGACCAGGGTGCCGAGCTCTCGGAATGTGCCCGGATCAACGAGGTACTCGATTCGCGCGCGGGCATCGATCTTGCCCTTGTTGCGGTGCTTGTCGAGCCGCTCCGGGCCGCCCATGTCCCGCGCGTGCTGACGGCGCCGCTCGAGATCCTCGAGCGTTTCGCCCCAATCCTGGGCTTTCGGCATGCCTATGTCCTACCTCATGGAGATTCGTCGCGCGACCATATCTGTGGGGTCACATACTGGATTGCTTACTGTAAAGTTACCCGCATGTCTGACGCCGCCGGTCCTGAGGTCGACGGGGCGTCCCAAATCGAGGAGTCTCAGCAGTGAGCGCAACCACGATGGACGGGGCCGCGAAGCTATTGGCGGACCCGTTGGCGTACACCGACGAACAGCGGTTGCACGCGGCGCTGACGCACCTGCGCGCCAACGCCCCGGTGTCCTGGGTGGACGTTCCGAACTACCGGCCGTTCTGGGCGATCACCAAGCACGCAGACATCATGGACATCGAGCGCGAGAACATGTTGTTCACCAACTGGCCCCGCCCGGTGCTGACCACCACCGAGGGCGACGAGATGCAGGCCGCCGCCGGTGTGCGCACGCTGATCCATCTGGATGATCCACAGCACCGGGTGGTGCGGGCGATCGGCTCGGACTGGTTTCGCCCAAAGGCGATGCGCGCGTTGAAGATGCGCGTCGACGAGCTGGCCAAGGTCTATGTAGACAAGATGTTGGCGGTCGGGCCCGAATGCGACTTCGTCCAGCAGGTCGCGGTGAACTACCCACTGTTCGTGATCATGTCGCTGCTGGGCATCCCGGAAGCCGACTTTCCTCGCATGCTCAAACTCACCCAGGAGCTGTTCGGAAGCGAAGACAGCGAATTCAGGCGGGGGGATTCGAACGAGGATCAGCTGCCCGCGCTGCTCGACATGTTCCAGTACTTCAACGGCGTGACCGCCGCGCGCCGTGAGCACCCGACCGAGGACCTGGCCTCGGCGATCGCCAACGCCACCGTCGACGGCGAACCGCTGTCCGACATCGACACGGTTTCGTACTACCTGATCGTGGCCACCGCCGGTCACGACACCACCAGCGCGACCATCTCCGGGGGGCTGCAAGCGCTCATCGAGAATCCGGATCAGCTCGAGCGCCTGCGCGGCGACCTCGACCTGATGCCGCTGGCGACCGAGGAGATGATCCGCTGGGTCACCCCGGTCAAGGCGTTCATGCGGACCGCCGCCGAGGACACCACGGTGCGCGGGGTGCCGATCGCCGCCGGGGATTCGGTCCTGCTGTCCTATGTTTCGGCCAACCGCGACGAGGAGGTCTTCGGCGATCCGTTCCGCTTCGACGTCGGACGTGACCCCAACAAGCACCTGGCCTTCGGCTATGGCGTGCACTTCTGCATGGGTGCGGCGCTGGCCCGCATGGAAGTCGGCAGTTTCTTTTCCGAGCTATTGCCGAGGCTCAAATCGATTGAGCTGACCGGTGATCCGGGGTTGACTGCCACCACTTTCGTCGGCGGCCTCAAGCACCTGCCGGTGCACTACTCGCTGACCTGAGTGCGGCGGCGCCCTTCGAGCGGGGTCCTCGCTACACTCCCCGTGGAGGTCGAGGCAATGGCGGGTAGGACGGTGGTCATCACCGGTGCCAGCGACGGCATCGGCGCGGCAGCGGCCCGCCGGATCAGCCGCGGCGGCGACAACGTGGTGCTGGTGGGACGCTCGGAGCGCAAGACCGCGGCCGTGGCCGCGGAGCTCGATGCCGACTATTTTGTCGCCGACTTCGCCGACCTGTCCCAGGTGCGGGCCCTGGCGGACAAGATCCGGTCCGAGTATCCGCGCATCGACGTGCTGGGCAACAATGCCGGGGGAGTGTTCTCCAAACCGCGGCGGACGGCCGACGGCCACGAGATCACCCTTCAGGTCAACTACCTGGCGCCGTTTCTGCTCACCACGCTGTTGCTGGACGTGCTGGTCGGTTCGCGGGCCACGATTGTCAATACATCCAGTTCGTCGCAGCGGCTGCTGCGCAAAGTCACGCTCGCCGACTTCGACGCAACCGACCGGCGCCGGCCCAGCACCGCCTATGCATTGGCGAAGCTGGCAAACATCTTGTTCACCAAGGAATTACACCGGCGTTTTTCCGCCGAGGGCCTTGCGGCCGCGGTGGTCCACCCAGGCTTCGTCAACACCAACATCGGTCACTCGTCCGGTTCGCGGTTCCTGACCACCGTGCAACGCACACCCGTCAGCCGAATGATCAAGACCGCCGATCACGGCGCCGATCAGCTGGTCTGGCTGGCGACCAGCGTGCCCGGTGTCGACTGGGCCGCCGGCGAGTACTACGCGAAAGGCAAGGCCGCCAAAGCCAACCGGGCGGCCAGCGATCCCATCCTCGCGCGTGAATTGTGGGATCACACGATGGCCAAGCTCGTCTAGACAAACCCGGGCGCGAATTCGCCTGCGGCGTGGACGAGCCGGCTCCGTCGAACACCGTCCCGCCGCGGATAACCAGCTCAATGTCGGCCATCTGCTGCCAGCCCTCGATACTAGCTAGTATCCAGTCGATACCGTCGAGTATGCTGTGGCCATGTCGCCCGTCAAGCCGCATCGAACCCGCCCCACCCGCGGCGAGGTTCGTGACCGGATCCTGGACGCGGCGTCGAAGGTTTTCGCCGCCGAAGGGTTCGCCGGCGCCACCATCGACGCGATCGGCCAGTCCGCGGGTTTCACAAAAGGTGCCGTCTACTCGAACTTCGAATCCAAGGACGGACTGTTCCTGGCGCTGCTCGACCGCGAGTTCGAGCTCCGCGGCGAGCAGATCGCCACGGTGCTGGACAGCAGCGGTGGCGACACAGGTGCAGCCGCACGTGAATTGAGCCGCTCATGGCTCGACTCAGTTCGCGACCATTCCGACTTTTACGTGCTGTTCGTCGAATACTGGCTGCGCGCCCAGCGTGATCCCCAGCTGCGTGCGGGCCTCATCGAACGCCGCCGCGCCGCCGCCGCCGACCAAGCGGTGCAGATCGTCAAATCGACCCCCTCCGTGGCGCCCGATCGCGAGTTGGCCGACCTCGCCCAGCTCGTCGTCACGATCAACCTCGGCATCGCGATGGAAGAGGTCCTGCGTCCCGGGACCATCAACCCCGACCTGCTCGCGCAGCTGATCACCGCGGTGCTGGAATCGGTCCCGGTTTCCGCCGATCAGGGAGAGCCTCGCCATGGATGCAAATGACGGGCCCGACGCCGCGGCCCCGATCATCACCGCCCGCGGTTTAGGCGTCGACGGCGAACACGGCGCCCTCTTCTCGGATATCGATCTCGCGCTCCCACCGGGTTTTCACGCGATTCGGATGCCCGGCGGACCGGGGCAGACCACGCTGCTGCTGACACTCGCCGGACGTTTCAAGCCGAGCCACGGCACGCTGACCGTCCTCGGTCAAACCACCCCGCGCGCGATCCGCCGGCACTGCTCGATCGCCGCCTTCGAAGACATCGACGAGCTGGAGGAATCGGTGACGGTGGAGACCGTTCTCGCCGAGCAACGCCGATGGCTGGCGCCGTGGTACTCACCTGTGCCGCTGCAAGCCGGCCAGGCCGAGCTGACCGAGGTTTTCGGCGAGATGAGCCCGCCGTCCCACGACACGTACATCGTCGAATTGTCAGACCTGGAACTGTTTTTGCTGCGAATCACGCTGGCGTTGCTATCGAACCGTCCGATCCTGGTGGTCGGCGACCTCGAGCAGGTTCGTGACAATTCCCGACGGGCGATCGCGGTCGACCGACTGGGCGTGATTGCGAAACAGCGCACCGTCGTCGTCGGGGTGACCAACCCACTCGGCGCGGACGCGCCCGACCACGAACTTCACGATCACCGCATCCTGACCGGAGAGGACTGACGATGCTGGCTGGACTAGCCTTTGGCTCGGAGATCAAACGTTTCGGCCGCAGCCGGTTGACACGCGTGGCCATCGTCGTGCTGATGCTGCTGCCCCTGGTATATGGGGCGCTGTACCTGTGGGCGTTCTGGGATCCCTTCGGCCACACCAACAAGATGCCGGTGGCGCTGGTCAACTCCGACCGCGGCGCCGTCGTATCCGGGCAGCAGTTCAACGCCGGCGCGGAGATCGCCAAAAGCCTGACCGCGGACGGCGGGCTGGACTGGCACGTCGTGGACTTAGCGGAGGCACGCAACGGAGTCGACCACGGCAAGTACTACTTCATGGTCGAGTTGCCGCCGGACTTCAGCGCGGCGATCGCTTCGCCGGTGACCGGGCAACCCAAGAAGGCCAACCTGATCGCTGTCTACAACGACGCCAACAACTACATCTCCACGAGTATCGGGCGTACCGCGATCGGCCAGGTACTGAACGCCGTGTCCAGCCGGATCTCGGGGCAGGCCGTCAATCAGATGCTGTCGGTGGTGGTTTCGTCGGGATCGGGTATCAAGCAGGCCGCAGACGGTGCCGCTCAACTCGATGACGGCGCCGGTCAGCTGGCGGCCGGTCTGGACACCGCGCGGTCCGGCTCGGCAACTCTGGCCGCCGGCGCCAAGCAGCTGTCAGACGGCATCAACCAGGCCACCGACCCGCTGCTCGCGGTGACCAAGGCGGTGTCGCAAATCGGCGGCAGCACGCAGCAACTGCAACAGGGCGCAACCGCGCTTGCGCAGGTCAACGACCAGATCGGTACCATCGCCACGGCGCAGGATGCGGCCGCAAACTCGCTTTCATCGGTGATCGATCAGCTCTCGGCACGACAGGATCCGCTGGCAAATAACCTGCGCGGCGTCCAAGATCAGCTTCGGGGTCATCAGTTCACACCCCAGATCCGCCAGCAGCTCACCGACGCGCAAAACGCGGCGATCGCCATGACATCGGGGTTGCGCAACCCAGGCAGTCCGCTCGCGTCGGCGCTCGACCAGGTTGGCAGCAAGGGCCAGGACCTGACGAACAAGCTCACCCAACTGCGCGACGGAGCCCAGCAAGTCGCCACCGGCAACGCCGAATTGGCGGGCGGCATCGCCAAACTCGACGACGGCGCACGACAACTCAAGACGGGATCGGCCGAGCTGGCGACCAAACTCGCCGAGGGGGCCAAGCAGGTACCCAACTGGACGACCCAGCAAAAGGATGCGGTCGCCGACACCATCGGTGGTCCGGTGCAACTCGAGGCTTCACACGAGAACGCCGCGCCCAACTTCGGCACCGGGATGGCTCCGTTCTTTCTCACGCTCGCGTTGTTCTTCGGCGCCCTGGTGCTGTGGATGGTGCTGCGGCCCTTGCAGACTCGCGCGATCGCCGCGGAGGTGCTCGCGCTCCGCGTGGTGCTCGCCAGCTACCTACCTGCCGCCGCGATCGCGGTGTTCCAAGCCGTCGTTCTCTACTGCGTGGTCCGGTTCGCCCTCGGTATGCACGCCGTGCACCCGGTGGCGATGCTGGGCTTCATGGTGCTGATTTCCGGCGCGTTCGTAGCCGCGACGCAGGCGATCAATGCGCTCGTTGGTCCAGCGGTGGGCCGGGTGCTGATCATGGCCCTGCTCATGCTGCAGCTCGTCAGTGCAGGCGGCATGTACCCCGTGGAAACCACGTCACGGCCATTCCAGGTCCTGCACCGCTTCGATCCGATGACCTATGGCGTCAACGGACTCCGGCAGCTGATACTCGGCGGCATCGACGCTCGACTATGGCAGGCCATCATCGTGCTGGTCGGGATAACGGCTGTCGCACTGGCGATCTCCTGCCTGTCGGCGCGAAGAGACCGGGTCTGGAATCTCAGCAGGCTGATCCCCGCGATCAAGATGTAGGCGAAGCTTTCATGCGATCCCGAAATCGATGATGCCCCGGACGATTTTGCCGTTGAGCAGGTCGTCGTAGGCGTCGTTGACCTCGTCGAGGCGATAGCGCTTGGTGATCATCTCGTCGAGCTGAAGTTGGCCCGTCTCATAAAGCCTGGCCAGCCGGGAGATGTCCGCCTTCGGGTTGCACGAGCCGAATATGGTGCCGGCCAACGTCTTGTTCATCAGGATGAAATCCTGCAGGTCGATCTTCACCGACCGGGTCAACTGCGACGTCATGCCGGTGAGCACGCAGGTGCCGCCCTTACGGGTGAGCTTCACGGCATCGCGGACGTCTTCCGGGGTGATCAACGAGGGCGAGACCACCACCGCGTCGGCCATCACGCCGTAGGTCAGGCCGCGCACCAGATCCAGCGCCTCGTCGATTGTCGCGGCGCTGTGTGTCGCGCCGAACTGCAGCGCCGACTTCTGTTTGAAGTCAACCGGATCCACCGCGACGATCTGCGCGGCGCCGTTGATGCGGGCCCCCTGAATCGCGCCCGTGCCGATCCCGCCGACGCCGATCACCACGACCGTGTCGCCCGCGCGCATGTTGGACCGGTTGGCGACGGAACCGTAACCTGTTGGGATGGCGCAGGACAGCAGAGCGCTCGATGTCAGTGGCAGGTGTTGCTCGATCTTCACCAGTGAATTCGTCGATACCACAGTGTGTTCGGCGAATGCGCCGATCTTGGCGATGTGACCAAGGCTGCGGCCGTCGGCGGTGTGGTGGCGGAACGTGCCGTCCGTCGGCATCCCCGGGATCATGGTGCCGATGCCGACGTCACACAGGTACTCGATTCCGCTGGCGCACCAACGGCATTGGCCGCACACGGCCACGAACGACATCACCACGTGGTCACCCGGCTCGAAGTCGGTGACACCCGGGCCGACCTCGCGCACCACGCCGGAGCCCTCGTGGCCACCGATCGTCGGAAACATGGTCGGCAGCCCCATCGATCGCATCACCTCGTTGGGCGCCGACATGTCACCTTTGAGGATGTGGTCGTCGGAGTGGCACAAGCCGGCCGCCGCCATCTGCACCAGGACCTCGCCGGCCTGGGGGGGATCGAGCTCGAATTCCTCGACGGACCATGGCCCGCCGACGTCGTGCAGGATCGCTGCGCGGCTTCTCATGCGGCGGGGGCGAACGTCACCGGAAGCTTGTTCGGCGACCGGAAGGTGAGCCCGACGATCTTGGATTCCTCGCCGGTTCCGTCGTCGGGCATGAATGCCAGATTATCGACGCGGTCTAAGAGGCTGTTCAACATGACCCGGGTTTCCAGCCGGGCCAGGTGCATGCCGAGGCACATGTGGATCCCGCCGGCGAAGGCGATGTGGGATTGCCGCGGCCGGCGGATGTCGAAAGTGTTGGGATTGGTCCAGCGGGACTCGTCACGGTTGGCTGAGCCCATACACATATCGATCTGAGCGTCGGCAGGGATTGTCTTACCGCCGATTTCGACTTCTTCGGTTGTGGTCCGCATGACCGTGGTCAGTGGCGTTTCGAACCGCAGACCCTCCTCGATCGCCATCGGTATCAGTGACCGGTCCTGGTTGACCATCGCGAGCTGCTCGGGGTGGGTCAGCAGCAGGTACAGCAGATTGCCCGATGAGCGGTAGGTGGTCTCCAGGCCGGCCGGGAGCAGCAACCGCAAGAAGGAGATGATGGCTTCGTCGGTGAGTTTCTCACCGTCGATCTCTGCGGCGACCAGGTCCCCGATGATGTCATCGGTGAGCTTGCGCCTGCGCTGCTCGACCTGTTTGAGGAAATAATCGTAGAGCTCTGTGGCGGCATTCAATCCCGCCTCGATGTCGGTCGGGATCGAGATCAGATCGAGGGACAGTCGCCGGAAGAGGTCGAGGTCCTCGGCGGGCAGACCAAGCAGCGTCGAGATGATCCGGGTGGGAAATTCGAAAGTCACCGCCTTCACCAGATCGGCTTGACCGTCGTTCTTGACCTCGTCGACCAGTCGATCACAGACCGGATCGATGACCGACGGCTCCCAGCGTTGCAACGCGGTCGCACGGAACGCCTTGGCCACCAGGTTGCGGTGATCGTGGTGTTCCCGGCCGCCCATCGCCAGGATGGTGTGTCCCATCACCAACCCGATCGTCTTGTCGTAGGCGGCCGACGTGAAGATCCGGTCGTCGCGAAAGGCTTGGGATACACCGTTGTAATCGAACAGGACCCACTCGTCACTGGGTCGCAGCTCCTCCGGCAACTGGGTGTTATCGCCCAGGGAACCGTGCCACACCGGGTCGGTGTGACGCATGTGTTGAAAAAACGGGTAGGGGCTGGTTTCACCGGTGAGATCGAGCAAGGGTGCGACGGGTTGACCGTTCGGGCCAGTGCTGAGCGTCATCAGCGCTCCTCCTGAAACAAAGGCGGTTCACGCGGACCGGATGACGAGTGCCCGCGAAATCCCGGCGGGTATACCGAGCGGAAAATAGCTATCATAGTATAAATAGCAACGAAGCCCAATGGCTTGTGCTCGCCGGGCCGACCGGCGAAGCATTCGCGGCGTGGGCGAAGGCCCACTCGATACGGCTCCCATTTCCACCGCTGCCCCGAGCACCTGGTGCGTCGCCACTTAAAAGCGCAGGTCTACCTTGAAGGTGGTTTACGGTAAGGCCGACCTTCCGGGACCGCCGATGAGCACGCACGACGAGCCCGAAAATGAGTTGATATGACACAGACGAACCTGGCCCGGCCGCACGGTCTCAGCCGCATCGATCCGGTGCTGCGCGACGCCGCCGTGGAGTTGGGCGCCTTCGAATTCCGCGCCGAGACACTGCCGGCCGAGCGCGAACACGCCAACCTGCTGGCCGCGCAGCGCGCCGCGGCGGCCGATACCACTGGCGTCTCCGTCGATTCACGATCCATCGCCGGTCCGGAGGGCCGGCAGCTGGGCCTGCGTTTGTATCGTGGCCGCACCGAATCCTCCGCGCCCCTGGTGGTGTACGCGCACGGCGGCGGGTTCGTCACCGGGAACCTGGAGACCGACCACGCGCACTGCGTGGAGCTGGCCCGTGACGGTGATTGTCTGGTGGTTTCCGTGGACTACCGACTGGCCCCCGAAAATCCGTGTCCCGCGGCGCTCGACGATGTCGAGGCGGCCTTCCGTTACGCCGTCGAGAACAGCGCGGAGCTGGACGCCGACGCAAGCCGCATCGCGGTAATGGGCCGCGACGCGGGCGCGGCGCTGGTCGCGGGTCGGACCCAACGCATGTTCGACCAGGAAGGTCCGGCGATCCTGATGCAGATCCTGCACCAGCCGATGCTCGATTCCGATGCCACGCCGTCGCGTCGGGAATTCCAGCGCACCCCGGGTCTCAACGGTCCGGCCGTGAGCCGGGCGTGGAACCACTATCTCGGCGACGCCCGCGCCAACGGTCAGCACGTCCCCGCGCACCGGGCCAATCTCGAGGGCCTGCCGCCCACGTTCGTCAGCTGCTCCGAGATCGATCCGTGCCGGGACGAGGCCGTCGACTACGCCATCCGGCTGTTGCACGCGTACGTCCACACCGAATTGCACGTGATCGCCGCGACCTTCAACGGCTTCGACTCGATGGTCCCCGATTGGATTGTTTCCCAGGAGAATCGGGCGTTGCACGCGCAGGCGCTGCGCCGTGTGTTCGCGATGTAGCACGATCGTGTTTGCCGGACCCCCGCCAACCGTCGTGACTTACTTTTACCGACTGAACTCCGGTATCTCTTACCGTATCGAGCGTTGCTAACATCGGAATCGGCAGCCAACCGAGGACCGATCGGGCGGATGATCAAACACTCAAACCGATTCCGTTGCAGCCGCAGCGATCGAATGTCAAGAAGGATCCCCTCGGCACTATGACCACCCTCGACTCTCCCGAAAAGATCCTTTTCACCTCGACCACCCAGGCGTTCCTGGAAAAGGAAGCGCCGCTGCGCCGGGTGCGGGAGCTGCACGCCGCGGGCACGTCATTCGATCCCGCGTGGTGGCAGCGGGCTGCGGAGCTCGGCTGGACGGGCCTGCTCGTGCCGGAGGAGTTGGGCGGCGGAAGCGTGTCGGAGAACGGCTTCGCCGATCTCGCGATGGTCGCCGAGCAACTCGGCAAGACGGTGGCGCCCGGACCGCTGTACCCGGTCAGCACCGTGCTGGCCGGACTTGTCGAGTGCACAAACTCCGACGAGCACGTCGACGCCATCGAGGCGCTGGTAGCGGGTGAATCCGTGGCGTCGTGGGCGGTCTGTGAGCCCGGCCGTGGCTGGGCACCGCTGGATCCGTCGGTCACGGCCACCGAAACCGATTCCGGTTACCGCATCGACGGCGTCAAGGACCGCGTCGAGGCGGCCGCCCAGAGTGCGCTGCTGCTGGTGGTGGCGCGCTGCGGCGCGGGCGCCGAGATTCGTCAGTTCCTGATCCCGACGGACGCGCCGGGGGTCCGGATCGAGCCCCAGCAGTCGGTCGATCTGGTCAAGCAATACGGCCGGGTGCACTTCGACGGCGTCGTGGTGCCACGGTCGGCGGCCGTCGGCAGCGCCGGCGAGACGGCTGCGCTCGTCGATCGACAAAGCCAGATCGCCCAGGTGCTGCAGTGCGCCGAGGTGGTCGGTGCCCTGCAGACGGTGTTCGACCTCACCGTGCGGTGGGCGCTGGACCGGCACACCTTCGGTCGCCC
This window harbors:
- a CDS encoding YhgE/Pip domain-containing protein, which translates into the protein MLAGLAFGSEIKRFGRSRLTRVAIVVLMLLPLVYGALYLWAFWDPFGHTNKMPVALVNSDRGAVVSGQQFNAGAEIAKSLTADGGLDWHVVDLAEARNGVDHGKYYFMVELPPDFSAAIASPVTGQPKKANLIAVYNDANNYISTSIGRTAIGQVLNAVSSRISGQAVNQMLSVVVSSGSGIKQAADGAAQLDDGAGQLAAGLDTARSGSATLAAGAKQLSDGINQATDPLLAVTKAVSQIGGSTQQLQQGATALAQVNDQIGTIATAQDAAANSLSSVIDQLSARQDPLANNLRGVQDQLRGHQFTPQIRQQLTDAQNAAIAMTSGLRNPGSPLASALDQVGSKGQDLTNKLTQLRDGAQQVATGNAELAGGIAKLDDGARQLKTGSAELATKLAEGAKQVPNWTTQQKDAVADTIGGPVQLEASHENAAPNFGTGMAPFFLTLALFFGALVLWMVLRPLQTRAIAAEVLALRVVLASYLPAAAIAVFQAVVLYCVVRFALGMHAVHPVAMLGFMVLISGAFVAATQAINALVGPAVGRVLIMALLMLQLVSAGGMYPVETTSRPFQVLHRFDPMTYGVNGLRQLILGGIDARLWQAIIVLVGITAVALAISCLSARRDRVWNLSRLIPAIKM
- a CDS encoding Zn-dependent alcohol dehydrogenase, coding for MRSRAAILHDVGGPWSVEEFELDPPQAGEVLVQMAAAGLCHSDDHILKGDMSAPNEVMRSMGLPTMFPTIGGHEGSGVVREVGPGVTDFEPGDHVVMSFVAVCGQCRWCASGIEYLCDVGIGTMIPGMPTDGTFRHHTADGRSLGHIAKIGAFAEHTVVSTNSLVKIEQHLPLTSSALLSCAIPTGYGSVANRSNMRAGDTVVVIGVGGIGTGAIQGARINGAAQIVAVDPVDFKQKSALQFGATHSAATIDEALDLVRGLTYGVMADAVVVSPSLITPEDVRDAVKLTRKGGTCVLTGMTSQLTRSVKIDLQDFILMNKTLAGTIFGSCNPKADISRLARLYETGQLQLDEMITKRYRLDEVNDAYDDLLNGKIVRGIIDFGIA
- a CDS encoding cytochrome P450, translated to MTLSTGPNGQPVAPLLDLTGETSPYPFFQHMRHTDPVWHGSLGDNTQLPEELRPSDEWVLFDYNGVSQAFRDDRIFTSAAYDKTIGLVMGHTILAMGGREHHDHRNLVAKAFRATALQRWEPSVIDPVCDRLVDEVKNDGQADLVKAVTFEFPTRIISTLLGLPAEDLDLFRRLSLDLISIPTDIEAGLNAATELYDYFLKQVEQRRRKLTDDIIGDLVAAEIDGEKLTDEAIISFLRLLLPAGLETTYRSSGNLLYLLLTHPEQLAMVNQDRSLIPMAIEEGLRFETPLTTVMRTTTEEVEIGGKTIPADAQIDMCMGSANRDESRWTNPNTFDIRRPRQSHIAFAGGIHMCLGMHLARLETRVMLNSLLDRVDNLAFMPDDGTGEESKIVGLTFRSPNKLPVTFAPAA
- a CDS encoding alpha/beta hydrolase; protein product: MTQTNLARPHGLSRIDPVLRDAAVELGAFEFRAETLPAEREHANLLAAQRAAAADTTGVSVDSRSIAGPEGRQLGLRLYRGRTESSAPLVVYAHGGGFVTGNLETDHAHCVELARDGDCLVVSVDYRLAPENPCPAALDDVEAAFRYAVENSAELDADASRIAVMGRDAGAALVAGRTQRMFDQEGPAILMQILHQPMLDSDATPSRREFQRTPGLNGPAVSRAWNHYLGDARANGQHVPAHRANLEGLPPTFVSCSEIDPCRDEAVDYAIRLLHAYVHTELHVIAATFNGFDSMVPDWIVSQENRALHAQALRRVFAM
- a CDS encoding acyl-CoA dehydrogenase family protein; its protein translation is MTTLDSPEKILFTSTTQAFLEKEAPLRRVRELHAAGTSFDPAWWQRAAELGWTGLLVPEELGGGSVSENGFADLAMVAEQLGKTVAPGPLYPVSTVLAGLVECTNSDEHVDAIEALVAGESVASWAVCEPGRGWAPLDPSVTATETDSGYRIDGVKDRVEAAAQSALLLVVARCGAGAEIRQFLIPTDAPGVRIEPQQSVDLVKQYGRVHFDGVVVPRSAAVGSAGETAALVDRQSQIAQVLQCAEVVGALQTVFDLTVRWALDRHTFGRPLASYQALKHKFADMKLWLEACRATTSAAVADVAARAPEANLSASIAKSYVGEMAGQIVQACVQMHGGIGVTWEHDLHLYLRRITLYRGMFGTPEEHNLRVYEFEKAGRSAK